One genomic region from Mycobacterium basiliense encodes:
- a CDS encoding YvcK family protein: MNSPTSPPVSQSIVALGGGHGLYATLSAARRLTHLVTAIVTVADDGGSSGRLRNELEVVPPGDLRMALAALASDSPYGRLWATIMQHRFGGSGALAGHPIGNLLLAGLSEVLADPVAALDELGRILGVKGRVLPMCPIALQIEADVSGLESDPRMFRVIRGQVAIATTPGKVRRVRLLPADPPATRQAVDAIMAADLVVLGPGSWFTSVIPHVLVPGLFTALQNSSARRALVLNLVAEPGETAGFSVERHLHVLAQHAPGFTVHDIIIDAERVPSEREREQLRRTATLLKAEVHFADVARPGTPLHDPGKLAAALDAVRARDRGPAAPVTNTQEIPIEGGRQQTGAQQPGGNGPRGDDAWR, encoded by the coding sequence CTCACCTCGTCACCGCGATAGTGACCGTTGCCGATGACGGTGGGTCCTCTGGCCGGTTGCGCAACGAACTCGAGGTGGTGCCGCCGGGAGATCTGCGAATGGCCTTGGCGGCCCTGGCATCCGACAGCCCGTACGGTCGTTTGTGGGCGACCATCATGCAGCACCGCTTTGGCGGTAGTGGGGCGCTGGCCGGACATCCGATCGGCAACCTGCTGCTCGCGGGCCTGTCCGAGGTGCTCGCAGATCCGGTTGCGGCGCTCGACGAACTCGGACGCATCCTGGGTGTCAAGGGCAGGGTGTTGCCGATGTGTCCGATCGCCCTGCAGATCGAGGCCGACGTGTCCGGCCTCGAGTCTGACCCGCGGATGTTCCGCGTGATTCGCGGCCAGGTGGCGATCGCGACCACGCCGGGAAAGGTACGGCGGGTGCGGTTGCTGCCCGCAGATCCGCCGGCTACCCGGCAAGCCGTCGACGCCATCATGGCGGCCGATTTGGTGGTGCTTGGGCCGGGTTCGTGGTTCACCAGTGTGATTCCGCACGTGCTGGTGCCCGGGCTGTTCACGGCGCTGCAGAACTCCTCGGCCCGTCGAGCGCTGGTATTGAACCTGGTGGCCGAACCGGGGGAGACTGCGGGTTTTTCGGTCGAGCGTCACCTGCACGTTTTGGCCCAGCATGCCCCGGGCTTTACGGTGCACGACATCATCATCGATGCTGAGCGAGTGCCCAGCGAGCGGGAGCGCGAGCAACTGCGCCGCACTGCGACGCTGCTGAAGGCCGAGGTCCACTTCGCTGATGTGGCCAGACCTGGTACACCTTTACATGACCCGGGCAAATTGGCGGCCGCACTGGATGCAGTGCGGGCGCGTGACAGGGGCCCGGCGGCTCCGGTGACGAATACACAGGAGATACCGATCGAAGGTGGACGTCAACAGACCGGCGCGCAGCAGCCGGGCGGCAACGGACCGAGGGGTGACGACGCGTGGCGATGA
- the whiA gene encoding DNA-binding protein WhiA, whose protein sequence is MTTEVKDELSRLVVKAVSARRAEVTSLLRFAGGLHIVAGRVVVEAEVDLGSIARRLRKDIFDLYGYNAVVHVLSASGIRKNTRYVLRVANDGEALARQTGLLDMRGRPVRGLPAQVVGGSIADAEAAWRGAFLAHGSLTEPGRSSALEVSCPGPEAALALVGAARRLGVSAKAREVRGADRVVVRDGEAIGALLTRMGAQDTRLVWEERRMRREVRATANRLANFDDANLRRSARAAVAAAARVERALEILGDTVPDHLASAGKLRVEHRQASLEELGRLADPPMTKDAVAGRIRRLLSMADRKAKVEGIPDTESAVTPDLLEDA, encoded by the coding sequence ATGACGACCGAAGTCAAGGACGAGCTGAGTCGTCTGGTGGTCAAAGCGGTCAGTGCTCGACGCGCCGAGGTTACTTCTCTGTTGCGATTCGCCGGCGGCCTGCACATAGTGGCCGGTCGTGTCGTCGTGGAAGCCGAAGTGGATCTGGGCAGCATTGCCCGCCGGCTGCGCAAGGACATCTTCGATTTGTACGGCTACAACGCTGTTGTGCATGTGCTGTCGGCCAGCGGGATACGCAAGAACACCCGGTACGTGCTGCGGGTCGCCAATGATGGCGAAGCATTGGCGCGCCAGACCGGACTGCTCGACATGCGAGGGCGCCCGGTGCGGGGGCTGCCGGCGCAGGTGGTCGGTGGCAGTATCGCCGATGCCGAAGCGGCATGGCGGGGAGCGTTTTTGGCACATGGGTCGCTGACTGAGCCGGGCCGCTCCTCGGCGTTGGAGGTCAGCTGCCCCGGCCCGGAGGCGGCGCTGGCGCTGGTGGGTGCCGCACGCCGGCTCGGGGTCAGCGCCAAAGCCCGCGAGGTGCGCGGCGCTGACCGCGTGGTGGTGCGCGACGGAGAAGCGATCGGGGCGTTGCTGACCCGAATGGGGGCCCAGGATACCCGGCTGGTTTGGGAGGAGCGCCGGATGCGGCGCGAGGTGCGCGCGACCGCCAACCGGCTGGCCAACTTCGACGATGCCAATCTGAGGCGTTCGGCGCGGGCGGCGGTCGCCGCGGCCGCCCGGGTGGAGCGTGCCCTGGAAATACTCGGCGATACCGTGCCCGACCATCTAGCGTCGGCCGGCAAACTTCGCGTCGAACATCGGCAGGCGTCGCTGGAGGAGCTGGGACGACTGGCCGATCCGCCGATGACTAAAGATGCTGTGGCAGGCCGGATTCGACGGTTGCTGTCGATGGCCGATCGCAAGGCGAAGGTGGAAGGCATCCCCGACACCGAGTCGGCGGTGACTCCAGACCTGCTCGAAGACGCCTAA